TCATCTTGTTCATCGCCGCAGTCCGGCGCGACGAGGGGATCGCCATCTACGGTCTGTCTCTGTCAGTTCTTGGCTTTGGCATCTCCATGTATCACTACTACGCCCAGCTGTTTCCGAGAAGCGACACATGCGGTCCCGACGCCTCGTGTTCGGTACGATGGGTTGACGTGTTCGGCTTCGTATCGATTCCGCTTATGGCGGGAGCCGGTTTCTTCGGAATTGCTGCATCCATGCTCTATCTCTTGAAAGCGAGAAGCACATGAAGACACGCTGGCTGGTTGCTGCTGTATTGACACTGTTCCTGACGGCATGCCAGGGCGATACGGCCACGATATTGGTTGACCAGACTGCCGATGTAACCGTCACCGGCGTGGCGCTGCCTGAATATGGTCAGCCAGACGGCGGAGTCGGGCTTACCCCTCCGGTGCTGAGCGGGGCCTCTTTTGATGGCTCCCCGGTGACGATCGATCCTGCCGATGGCGCCCAGGTCGTGTTATTCGTGACGCACTGGTGTTCCCACTGCCAGAATGAGATCCCAGTCGTGGTCGACTGGCTTGCAGCTGGTGGCCTTCCTGATGGTGTCAAACTCACCGTGGTTTCCACGGCCGTTTCGTCGGGGCAGCCCAACTACCCACCCTCGGAGTGGCTGGCTCGCGAAAACGTCACCGTTCCGATTCTTCTCGACGACGCAGCTGGAAACGCCGCCGGATCCTACGGACTGACGTTTTTCCCTTACATCGTGACGATCGGAGCCTCCGGGAAGGTGGTCACCCGGGTCACCGGCGAGTTGCCTGCTTCGGCTTTAGATGCGCTTGTAGCCAACCTGGGTGATTCTTGAACCACTAGGTTGGCCGGATGCGATATGTGGCGGGCCGGGTCGTTCAGGGGGTTCTCGCCCTATTTGGATTCCTGACGGTCATGTTCTTTGCCGTCCAGGTGATGGTGCCCGGTGACTACTTCACGCCGCTGCGGATGGGTATGACCGAGGCCGAAGTCGATGCCATCCGTGCGCAGTATGGGCTGGATCAGTCACTCTGGATCCAGTATTGGCGGTGGATGAAATCGCTATTTCAGGGGACGTTGGGAACCTCGACCATTGGATCGCCGATCTCAGGCCTGCTGTCCGAAGCGGTTCCCCGAACATTGTTCGTTCTCGTAGGTGGACTACTCATCGCTTTTGCGATCGGGACCGCCCAGGGTCGCTGGTCATCGTGGAGCAAGGGGTTCCGGTCGGATGTCATCACCTTCATCGGTCTCGTCTTCCTGACTGCCTTCCCACCATTTCTGGCGTTTCTTTTGAATCAGCGGGTTCGTCAACCGCTCCGTGACCTTCGCAACCAGGTTATGGGCGACTCGGCTAATCCCTGGAAGTCGTTCACCCTGTTCACGGAGTCACGCATCTTGTTGGAGATGACTGTGTCGCTGGTCATCGGGGTGGCCATCGCCGCCCTTGTTACGTCTCTGCTCCGGCGCTATTCGAACGCCCGGCCACGGCCGTGGTGGACGGTCGTTGGAGGGATCGGCATCACGCTCGTATGGTGGTGGCA
The nucleotide sequence above comes from Acidimicrobiia bacterium. Encoded proteins:
- a CDS encoding disulfide bond formation protein B, which produces MRAPVDARLVRLAVPAAASFAITAMLGSLYYSEVAGYVPCQLCWYQRIAMYSLAIILFIAAVRRDEGIAIYGLSLSVLGFGISMYHYYAQLFPRSDTCGPDASCSVRWVDVFGFVSIPLMAGAGFFGIAASMLYLLKARST
- a CDS encoding redoxin family protein; the protein is MKTRWLVAAVLTLFLTACQGDTATILVDQTADVTVTGVALPEYGQPDGGVGLTPPVLSGASFDGSPVTIDPADGAQVVLFVTHWCSHCQNEIPVVVDWLAAGGLPDGVKLTVVSTAVSSGQPNYPPSEWLARENVTVPILLDDAAGNAAGSYGLTFFPYIVTIGASGKVVTRVTGELPASALDALVANLGDS
- a CDS encoding ABC transporter permease; amino-acid sequence: MRYVAGRVVQGVLALFGFLTVMFFAVQVMVPGDYFTPLRMGMTEAEVDAIRAQYGLDQSLWIQYWRWMKSLFQGTLGTSTIGSPISGLLSEAVPRTLFVLVGGLLIAFAIGTAQGRWSSWSKGFRSDVITFIGLVFLTAFPPFLAFLLNQRVRQPLRDLRNQVMGDSANPWKSFTLFTESRILLEMTVSLVIGVAIAALVTSLLRRYSNARPRPWWTVVGGIGITLVWWWQGDRGVYALDLLFDSAIPLIAFILLSYGEFLLIMQSSMTGVEHEPYVLTGMAKGLTERQVRNRHASSNAILPLLARFAVSVPFLMTGLVIIERSVSWHGLGDFLFSAITAQDLPVVMGALAVIGVLSLLVRITLEVVTVTLDPRIRRP